Sequence from the Enhydrobacter sp. genome:
GGACCATCCCTCGGTCGAGCAGTGCGTCACCTTCGCCATCCCGCACGCCAAGCTCGGCGAGGAGGTCGGCGCGGTGGTCGTGCTGCGCGCCGGCTACGAATGCAGCGAGCGCGAGCTGCGCGACTTCGTGGCGGCGCGCGCCGCCGACTTCAAGGTGCCGCGCAAGGTCGTGTTCGTGACCGAGATCCCCAAGGGCGCCACCGGCAAGCTGCAGCGCATCGGCCTGGCCGCCAAGCTCGGCCTCGGCGAGGCGACGGTTTGAAGACGCCGCTTCCTTTCCTCCGCTTCGTGCAACGAAGCGGAGGTGTCGGCGTCGTACGCCGACGGAGGGGTCATGAAAGGTGTTGCCCATGACCTCGATCTGCGTCTTCGGCGCGGGCGCGATCGGCGGGCTGATGGCGGCGAAGCTCGAAATGGCGGGAACGCCCGTCACCGTCGTGGCGCGCGGCCCGCACTACGAGGCGATGCGCAGCAAGGGCCTGGTCTTGCGCAGCGAAGGCCAGGAGACCGTCACCCGGCCGCGCGTCGAGACCGACCCGAAGGATGTCGGCGCGCAGGATTACCTGGTCCTGACGCTCAAGGCGCATTCGCTGCTGCCGGCCCTGCCGCAGCTCGGGCCGCTGATCGGCCCGGACACGACCATCGTCGCGGCGATCAACGGCGTGCCCTGGTGGTACACCTACAGGCTGGGCGGCGACTTCGACGGCCGGCGGGTCGAGGCGGTCGATCCGGGCGGCGTGCTGTGGCGGGCGCTGCCGCCGGCGCAGACGCTGGGCAGCATCGTCTATCCGGCGGCCGACGTGGCGGAGCCGGGCGTCATCGAGCACACCTACGGCGACCGTTTCACGCTCGGCGAGCCCGACGGCAGCCGCAGCGAGCGTGCGGCCAGGCTCTCGGAGCTGCTGATCAAGGCGGGTCTCAAGGCGCCGGTGCGGCCGCGCATCCGCGACGAGCTGTGGGTGAAGCTGTGGGGCAACATGGCCTTCAATCCGGTGAGCGCGCTGACCGGCGCCACGCTCGACAGGGTGCTGGCCGATCCCGGCACGCATGCGGTCTGCCGCGCGCTGATGCTCGAGGGCCAGGCGGTGGCCGAGAAGCTCGGCGTGAAGTTCGCCCTCACCGTCGACAAGCGGCTGGCCGGCGGGGCCGAGGTCGGCGCGCACAAGACCTCGATGCTGCAGGATCTCGAGAAGGGCCGGCCGCTCGAGATCGAGGCGTTGCTCGGCGCGGTGGTCGAGATGGGCGAATGGGTTGGCGTCGACATGCCGATCGGCCGGGCGGTGCTTGCGCTGGTGCGCCAGCGCGCCGACACTCGCGCGCATGGCTGACGCGCGACCCGACCTCAGGATCGTCTTCGACCCGCACAACACCGGCGACGCGCAGAAAGTGCGCGAGCATCTCGACATGTTCAACATCGGCGCGACGGGCGTGTCGACCTACTACCCGGTGCAGCTCTTCCTCACGAGTTCGCGCCACGAGGTGCTGGGCGGGTTGCTGGGCGGCATCTGGGGCGGCTGGCTGCATGTCGGCATCCTGTGGATCGACGAGGCGGCGCGCGGAGAGGACTGGGGCAGCCGCCTGATGGACCAGGCCGAGGCCTATGCGCGCGAACGCGGCTGCCATTCGGCGACGCTCGACACGCACACCTTCCAGGCGCGGCCGTTCTACGAGAAGCGCGGCTACGAGGTGTTCGGCGAGCTCGACGACTACCCCAAGGGCCACAAGAAGTTCTTTCTCAGGAAGAAGCTCTGACGCCGAGCTCGCGCAGCTTCCTGTCGATGGCCAGCAGGTCCCACCAGCTCTGGCGCTTGCTGGCGGGCGTGCGCAGCAGGTAAGCGGGATGGAAGGTGGGCAGCGCCGGTACGGTGCTGCCGTCGTCGAGCGCCAGGCTCGCCCATTTGCCGCGCAGCCGCATGATGCCGTCGGTCGTGTCGAGGATCGCCTTGGCCGAGGTGCCGCCCGCCAGCACCACCAGCTTCGGCCGGGCGAGCTCGATGTGGCGGCGCGTGAAGGCGAGGCAGATCGCCTGCTCGGCGAGGGTCGGCGTGCGATTGCCGGGCGGCCGCCAGAACAGGATGTTGGTGATGTAGAGATCGTGCCCGCGGCTCATGCCGATCGCCTCGAACATGCGGTCCATGAGCTGGCCGCTGACGCCGACGAAGGGCTTGCCGATGCGGTCCTCGTCGCCGCCGGGTGCCTCGCCGACGATCATCACCGGAGCGCCCGGCACGCCGTCGGCGAACACCGTGTTCTTGGCGGTGCGCTTCAGCGCACAGCCGTCGAAGGCGCGGACCGCGGCCTCCAGTTCCTCGATGGTCGTGCAGTGCCGTGCCAGCACGCGCGCATCCTCGACGAGCTGCGGCGATTCGAGCGGCACTGGCGCGCGGATCGGTGCGGGAGCCGGCGCCGGCGCCGAAGCCGGTGCGGAGGCCGGCGCACGCAGGGGGCGGACCGGCACGGCAGCCGGCGCGGCGACCGCCGGTGCGGCCGCCGCCGTCACCGCGAAGCGATCGATCGGCTCCTCGCCGATCGCCTCCTCGATGCCGTGGAGCTTGTACCAGCGCAGGGTTTCGAGCGCTTCCATCACAGGCTCTTCAGGAAGTCTCCGAGGATCGGCGCCCACATGTGCGCATCGGCATGGCTCGCCAGATGGCCCTTGTCGGACGGCAGCTCGACATAGGTGACGTCGATGCCGGCGCGCCGCATGTCGATCACGTAGCCGGGGCAGAGCGCGATGTCGAACAGCTTGTCGGTCTTGGATTGCACGTAGAGGATTTTCGCCGTCACCCGGTCGTACTGGCCGGTGATGTCGAAGGAATTGATGGCCTTGCGCAGGGTCACCAGCGAATGGCCGTCATAGACCTTGGCCCATTCCTTCGCCGCCACCTTGGCGACGCTCGCGGTCTGGCCGTAGGCCAGCAAGGTGTCGTAGCGGATGCCTTCGAGTGTGCCCGCGATGCCGCCGTTGTCGTAGTACCAGCCGTCGTTCCAGTTGGGGTCGCCGGCCAGCCTTTTCTGCAGCGCCTCGAGCCGCTCCATGCCGCCGGGCGAGCGCGGCGCGCTGACCGAGGGAACGACCGCCTTCATGAATCCGGGATGCGAGGCCGCCCACTGGAACGACTGGAAGCCACCCATCGACGGGCCGATCACCGCGACCAGCGACGGCAGCCCGAGCGAATCGACCAGCAGCTTCTGGCTCGCCACCATGTCGCGCAGCGTGATGTCGGGAAAGGTCGGCCCATAGGGACGTCCGGTGCGTGGGTCGATGCAGTTGGGGCCGCTGCTGCCGTGCGCCGAGCCCAGCGCATTCACCGAGACGACGAAAAAGCGCTCGGTGTCGACCGCCTTGCCCGGCCCGATCAGGCCGTCGAACCAGCCCGGCGCGCCCGACGCGACTCCGCGGCCCTGCTTGCCTGGCGCGTTGCGGCCCGCCGCATGGTGGCTCGACGTGTAGCCGTGCACGAGCAGGATCGCGTTGTCGCGCGTCGGCGACAAGGTTCCGTAGGTTTCGTAGGCGAGTTCCAGGACCGGCAGTGCCTGCCCGCTTTCGAGGCGGAAGTCGCGGGAGGAGAAGATTCTGCTGTCGATTCCGGTCAACTCGGCCACGGGAATTCCCTTGTTCGCCGGGTGGCGATCCCGCCCCCGACAGGCTATCTACAATTGCAGGATCGCCGCCGGCCGGCGGCGCGTCCATCGGGAAAATGGAACTGCAGAGCGAGAACGGCATGGCACGCGAGGCGATGGAATACGACGTTGTGATCGTGGGCGGCGGTCCGGCCGGACTGTCCGCGGCGATCCGGCTGAAGCAGCTCGCCGCCGAGCGCAACCACGAAGTCTCGGTCTGCCTGATCGAGAAGGGATCGGAGGTCGGCGCCCACATCCTGTCGGGCGCGGTGATCGATCCGATCGGACTGAACGAGCTCATCCCGGACTGGAAGGACAAGGGCGCGCCGATCGAGACCGAGGTCGGCGACGACCAGTTCCTGTGGCTGACCAAGGCAGGGTCGTACCGCTTTCCCAATTTCCTCATGCCGCGACTGATGAACAACCACGGCAACTACATCGTCAGCCTCGGCGAGGTCTGCCGCTGGCTGGCGCAGCAGGCCGAGGCGCTGGGCGTCGAGATCTATCCCGGCTTCGCGGCGGCCGAGGTGCTCTACAACGAGGACGGCTCGGTGCGCGGCGTCGCGACCGGCGACATGGGCATCTCGAAGAACGGCGAGCACAAGGACGGCTACACGCCCGGCATGGAGCTGCTCGCCAAGTACACGCTGATCGCCGAGGGCGCGCGCGGGTCGTTGTCCAAGCAGCTCATGGCCAAGTTCGAGCTGCGCGCCGGCGTCGACCCGCAGAAGTTCGGCATCGGCCTCAAGGAACTGTGGCAGGCCGACCCCGCCAACTTCCGCAAGGGACTGGTCGTGCACTCGCAGGGCTGGCCGCTCAGCGAGACCGGCAGCCAGGGCGGCTCCTTCATGTACCATTTCGGCGACAACCTGGTCGCCATCGGCTTCGTGGTGCATCTCAGCTACGAGAATCCCTACCTCTCGCCGTTCGACGAGTTCCAGCGCTTCAAGACCCATCCCGACGTCGCCAAGTACCTCAAGGGCGGCAAGCGGCTGGCCTACGGCTCGCGCGCCATCAACGAGGGCGGCGTGCAGTCGGTGCCCAAGCTCGTCTTCCCGGGCGGCGCGCTGATCGGTTGCGCGGCGGGCTTCGTCAACGTGCCGCGCATCAAGGGCAGCCACAACGCGGTCAAGAGCGGCATGCTGGCGGCCGAGGCTGCGTTCGAGGCGCTGGCCGGCGGCAAGACGGGCGGCGACGAGCTGATCGCCTATCCGGTGAAGCTCAAGGCCTCCTGGGTATGGAAGGACCTCGACAAGGTGCGCAACGTGAAGCCGGCGCTGAAGTGGGGCGCGGTCATGGGCACGATCTATGGCGGCTTCGACATGTGGATGCACGACCTCGGGCTGCGCCTGCCCTGGACCTTGCGGCACGACAAGGCCGACCACGAATGCCTGCGGCCGGCGAGCGAGTTCCAGCCCATCCAGTATCCCAAGCCGGACGGCGTGCTGAGCTTCGACAAGCTCTCGTCGGTGTTCCTATCGAGCACCAATCACGAGGAGGACCAGCCGGTCCATCTCAAGCTGCGCGACCCGTCGATCCCGATCGCGGTCAACCTGCCGCTCTATGCGGAGCCGGCGCAACGCTACTGTCCGGCCGGCGTTTACGAGGTCGTGACCGCCGACAACGGCCAGCCGCGCTTCCAGATCAACGCGCAGAATTGCGTCCACTGCAAGACGTGCGACATCAAGGATCCGGCGCAGAACATCGACTGGACGGTGCCGGAGGGCGGCGGCGGCCCCAACTATCCCAACATGTGAGACGCATGCGACAGATCTCCCTTGCATTCGTCGCCGTTGCGATGCTCGCCGGCCTGCCCTCGGCGGCGGAGGCGCAGCAGGCCCAGCGCGGCCGCCAGCAGGTCGCGGCAGCGACGTCGCTCAGCGGCCACTATCTCGCCGCGCGCGTCGCCGAGCAGGATCACGACTACGATGCCGGCGCCGACCAGATCGACCAGGTGCTGTCGCAGGCGCCGAACGATCCCGAGCTGGTCTATGCCGCGTTCCGTCTGCGTCTCTACGCCGGCCGATTTGCCGGCGCCGCCCAGCTCGCGCCGACAGTCCTGGTGTCGCGGCCGGCCGACGGCTTCGCCAACCTGGTGCTGGCGATCCAGCACATCAAGCGCGGCGAGCATGCCGCGGCGGAGCAGCAACTCGGCCGCATCGGCGGCGAAAACCAGCTCGGCCCGCTGCGCGAGTACGTGTCGGCCTGGCTGAAGGCCGGACAGAAGGACTTCGTCGCTGCACGCGAGTATCTCGCCAAGCTTCATCCCACCGGCGGCGGCCGCGCCGAGGCGCCGGCGCTGATCGTCGAGGCGCAAGTCGACGAGATGGCGGGGGACAAGGCCGCCGCCGAGACCAAGTATCGGCGCGCCCTGGAACTCGATCCCGGCGGCCTGCGCACCACCGTCTCCGCCGCCGAGGGCCTGCGTCGTCTCGGCAAGGCCGACGATGCACGCACGCTGCTCAAGACCTTCGGCGAAAAGTACAGCGACTCGGTGGTCATGGACGGGTTGATCGCGGCGCCGGCCTCCAGGCCGCCGTCGGCCGCCTCCGGGGTCGCCGACATCCTGTTCGACATCGGCGGCATCCTGGGCGCCGATCCGCGCGGCCAACGCTCCGACCTGGCGCTGATCTTCCAGCAGCTCGCCATCGAGCTGAAGCCCGACCACGATTATGCTTGGACGATGATCTCGGGCATCCACGAGCAGTTCCAGAACGTGCCCAAGGCGGTGGCCGCGCTGGGCAAGATCGGCAAAGCCTCGCCGCTCTATTGGCAGAGCCGGCTGCGCACCGCCGCACTCGATGCCAAGGAGGACCGGCTCGACCAGGCGATCGCGCGGCTGCGCGGCCTGATGGCGGAGAAGCCCGAGCGGATCGACGCGGCGCTCACCCTCGCCGACCTGCTGCGCACCAAGGAGCGCTTCGCCGAGGCGGTCGACGCCTACGACGTGGCGATCTCGCGCCTGCGCCACGTCGAGGAGCGCCACTGGTCGATGTTCTTCAGTCGAGGCATCGCCTACGAGCGCACCAAGCGGTGGCCCAAGGCCGAGGCCGACATGAAGAAGGCGCTCGAGCTCTCGCCCAAGCAGCCCTACGTGCTGAACTATCTCGGCTACAGCTGGATCGACCAGGGCATCAACCTCGAGCAGGGCATGAAGATGCTGCAGCAGGCCACCGAGCTGCTGCCCGACGACGGCGCCATCACCGATTCCGTCGGCTGGGCCTACTACCGGCTCGGCCAGTACGACAAGGCGGTCGAGTGGCTCGAGCGCGCCAGCGAGCAGAAGAGCGACGACGCCACCATCATCGAGCATCTGGGCGACGCCTACTGGCATGTCGGCCGCCGTCGCGAGGCGCGCTTCCAGTGGGAGCGCGCCCTCAACCAGAAGCCGGAGAAGGACCGCATTCCGGTGATCAGCGACAAGCTCGCCAACGGGCTCAACCCCGGCAACGACAAGCCGACGGTCTACGAGAAGCCGGCCGACAAGAAGCAGGGCGGCTGACGGGCGGCGCGATGGATGCCGCCACCAGGCGCGCGCACGCCAAGGTCAATCTCTGGCTCAACGTCGTCGGTCGCCGCGGCGACGGCTATCACCTCCTGCATTCGCTGGTGGCCTTCTGCGATCTCGCCGACACCGTCGAGGCACGGCCGGCTGCCGACCTGTCGCTCGTTCTGACCGGCCCGACGGCCGGCGTGCTGGCGGGTGAGACCGACAATCTCGTTCTCGCGGCGGCCCGCGCGCTGGCGGCGCGGGCCGGCGTCGCACCGCGCGCCGCGCTCGCCCTGACCAAGCGCATACCGGTCGCGGCCGGGCTGGCCGGCGGCTCGGCCGACGCGGCGGCGGCGCTGCGGGCGCTGGCCGACCTGTGGCGGGTCGCGCTGCCGGTCGAGGAACTGTTCGACCTCGCGGCGTCGCTCGGCGCCGACGTGCCGATGTGCCTCGCCGGCCGCGCCGCCATCGCCTCCGGCATCGGCGAGCGGCTCGAGCCGGCGACGGAGCTGCCGCCGTGCTCGATGCTGCTGGTCAACCCCGGCGTGGCGCTGCCCACCGCCGAGGTGTTCGCCGCGCGGCGCGGGCCGTTCTCGCCGGTGCGGCCCGTCGACCGGACATGGCGCGACCTGGCCGACCTGGTCGAGGATCTCGCGGCACGCGGCAACGATCTGGCCGCCGCCGCGATCTCGTTGCGCCCCGAAATCGGCGCGGTGCTGGACCTGCTGCGCGGCAGCGGCGGGGTGCGCTACGCCGCGATGAGTGGCAGCGGCGCGACCTGCTTCGCATTGTGCGACGACCGCGCGGCAGCCGAGCGTGTGGCGGCCGTCCTGCCGGCCGGCTGGTGGCGCGCCGTCACTGGTTGGGCTTCGGCGTCATCAGACCACGCATTTCCTTGAGGGACTCGAAGAGCGCCTCGCTCGGCTCTCCCGTCTGCTTGAGGCCCCTCGTGCGCTGGTAGTCGAGGATCGCCGCGCGTGTCAGCTTGCCGAGCTGGCCGGTCAGGGCCGCATCGTAGTAGCGCAGCTCGGTCAGCAGCCGCTGGATCGCCCGGATCTGGTCGGCGCGGGTCTTCGGCCAGACATCGCGATCGGTGCGGGCGATGTCGTCCGACGTCGTCGTCGGCGGTTCGGTCGGCGCCTTCGGTTCGTCGATTGCGGCCTTGGCCGCTTCCTTCGGCGGCTCCGGTGGTGGCGGATCGGCCTTGGGCGGAGTCGGCAGAGCCGAGTGCTCGACGATGCCGCGTTGCGCCACCTTGAGCGCCAGGAAGAGTTCGCGGCTCGGTTCGCCCGTCTCGCGCATTCCGGCATTGCCCTGGAAGTCGCGGATGGCGGTGCGCGTGCGCGGGCCC
This genomic interval carries:
- a CDS encoding 2-dehydropantoate 2-reductase, which translates into the protein MTSICVFGAGAIGGLMAAKLEMAGTPVTVVARGPHYEAMRSKGLVLRSEGQETVTRPRVETDPKDVGAQDYLVLTLKAHSLLPALPQLGPLIGPDTTIVAAINGVPWWYTYRLGGDFDGRRVEAVDPGGVLWRALPPAQTLGSIVYPAADVAEPGVIEHTYGDRFTLGEPDGSRSERAARLSELLIKAGLKAPVRPRIRDELWVKLWGNMAFNPVSALTGATLDRVLADPGTHAVCRALMLEGQAVAEKLGVKFALTVDKRLAGGAEVGAHKTSMLQDLEKGRPLEIEALLGAVVEMGEWVGVDMPIGRAVLALVRQRADTRAHG
- a CDS encoding GNAT family N-acetyltransferase, whose amino-acid sequence is MADARPDLRIVFDPHNTGDAQKVREHLDMFNIGATGVSTYYPVQLFLTSSRHEVLGGLLGGIWGGWLHVGILWIDEAARGEDWGSRLMDQAEAYARERGCHSATLDTHTFQARPFYEKRGYEVFGELDDYPKGHKKFFLRKKL
- a CDS encoding uracil-DNA glycosylase, whose amino-acid sequence is MEALETLRWYKLHGIEEAIGEEPIDRFAVTAAAAPAVAAPAAVPVRPLRAPASAPASAPAPAPAPIRAPVPLESPQLVEDARVLARHCTTIEELEAAVRAFDGCALKRTAKNTVFADGVPGAPVMIVGEAPGGDEDRIGKPFVGVSGQLMDRMFEAIGMSRGHDLYITNILFWRPPGNRTPTLAEQAICLAFTRRHIELARPKLVVLAGGTSAKAILDTTDGIMRLRGKWASLALDDGSTVPALPTFHPAYLLRTPASKRQSWWDLLAIDRKLRELGVRASS
- a CDS encoding alpha/beta fold hydrolase gives rise to the protein MAELTGIDSRIFSSRDFRLESGQALPVLELAYETYGTLSPTRDNAILLVHGYTSSHHAAGRNAPGKQGRGVASGAPGWFDGLIGPGKAVDTERFFVVSVNALGSAHGSSGPNCIDPRTGRPYGPTFPDITLRDMVASQKLLVDSLGLPSLVAVIGPSMGGFQSFQWAASHPGFMKAVVPSVSAPRSPGGMERLEALQKRLAGDPNWNDGWYYDNGGIAGTLEGIRYDTLLAYGQTASVAKVAAKEWAKVYDGHSLVTLRKAINSFDITGQYDRVTAKILYVQSKTDKLFDIALCPGYVIDMRRAGIDVTYVELPSDKGHLASHADAHMWAPILGDFLKSL
- a CDS encoding electron transfer flavoprotein-ubiquinone oxidoreductase yields the protein MAREAMEYDVVIVGGGPAGLSAAIRLKQLAAERNHEVSVCLIEKGSEVGAHILSGAVIDPIGLNELIPDWKDKGAPIETEVGDDQFLWLTKAGSYRFPNFLMPRLMNNHGNYIVSLGEVCRWLAQQAEALGVEIYPGFAAAEVLYNEDGSVRGVATGDMGISKNGEHKDGYTPGMELLAKYTLIAEGARGSLSKQLMAKFELRAGVDPQKFGIGLKELWQADPANFRKGLVVHSQGWPLSETGSQGGSFMYHFGDNLVAIGFVVHLSYENPYLSPFDEFQRFKTHPDVAKYLKGGKRLAYGSRAINEGGVQSVPKLVFPGGALIGCAAGFVNVPRIKGSHNAVKSGMLAAEAAFEALAGGKTGGDELIAYPVKLKASWVWKDLDKVRNVKPALKWGAVMGTIYGGFDMWMHDLGLRLPWTLRHDKADHECLRPASEFQPIQYPKPDGVLSFDKLSSVFLSSTNHEEDQPVHLKLRDPSIPIAVNLPLYAEPAQRYCPAGVYEVVTADNGQPRFQINAQNCVHCKTCDIKDPAQNIDWTVPEGGGGPNYPNM
- a CDS encoding tetratricopeptide repeat protein, whose translation is MRQISLAFVAVAMLAGLPSAAEAQQAQRGRQQVAAATSLSGHYLAARVAEQDHDYDAGADQIDQVLSQAPNDPELVYAAFRLRLYAGRFAGAAQLAPTVLVSRPADGFANLVLAIQHIKRGEHAAAEQQLGRIGGENQLGPLREYVSAWLKAGQKDFVAAREYLAKLHPTGGGRAEAPALIVEAQVDEMAGDKAAAETKYRRALELDPGGLRTTVSAAEGLRRLGKADDARTLLKTFGEKYSDSVVMDGLIAAPASRPPSAASGVADILFDIGGILGADPRGQRSDLALIFQQLAIELKPDHDYAWTMISGIHEQFQNVPKAVAALGKIGKASPLYWQSRLRTAALDAKEDRLDQAIARLRGLMAEKPERIDAALTLADLLRTKERFAEAVDAYDVAISRLRHVEERHWSMFFSRGIAYERTKRWPKAEADMKKALELSPKQPYVLNYLGYSWIDQGINLEQGMKMLQQATELLPDDGAITDSVGWAYYRLGQYDKAVEWLERASEQKSDDATIIEHLGDAYWHVGRRREARFQWERALNQKPEKDRIPVISDKLANGLNPGNDKPTVYEKPADKKQGG
- a CDS encoding 4-(cytidine 5'-diphospho)-2-C-methyl-D-erythritol kinase translates to MDAATRRAHAKVNLWLNVVGRRGDGYHLLHSLVAFCDLADTVEARPAADLSLVLTGPTAGVLAGETDNLVLAAARALAARAGVAPRAALALTKRIPVAAGLAGGSADAAAALRALADLWRVALPVEELFDLAASLGADVPMCLAGRAAIASGIGERLEPATELPPCSMLLVNPGVALPTAEVFAARRGPFSPVRPVDRTWRDLADLVEDLAARGNDLAAAAISLRPEIGAVLDLLRGSGGVRYAAMSGSGATCFALCDDRAAAERVAAVLPAGWWRAVTGWASASSDHAFP